A window of Halichoerus grypus chromosome 15, mHalGry1.hap1.1, whole genome shotgun sequence genomic DNA:
ccccctccctttcctccagccGGGCTGCACCTCTGTCTTGCACTTTGCACGGAGAGAGCGcgcgagggagagagaggaaagagaaaaaaaaataaaaagagcaggcAGAAGAGAAGGCGAGAAGCATGAAGTGTTAACTCCCCCGTGCCAAGGCCCGCGCCGCCGGACAGCCGCCCGCCGCGCCTCCAGCCCCGAGCGGCCGCCGCGCGCGCCCCGCCTGCAGCCCGGGCCGGCGAGGCGAGCCCTCCTTATGCAAAGCGCGCAGCGGAGCGGCGAGCGGGGGACGCCGCGCACCCGGCCGGGCTCCTCCGGcttcgccgccgccgccaccgcagCCCGCGGAGGACCTTCCCGAGCCTGAAGCCGCCGGCTCGGCACGCACGGAGGCGAGCAGGCGAGGAGGGGCCGGGGCGAGTGAGCGAGCACATTggcgtgagcaggggggagggagggcgggcgcggggggcgcgggcagGGCGGGGGGTGTGTGCGCGCTCGGAGGTTTCGGGCCAGCCACCGCCGCGCGAGCTAGAAGCGCCCCAGCCCGGCAAGCTGGCTCACCCGCTGGCCACCCAGCACAGCCCGCTGGCCCCTCTCCTGCAGCCCATCTGgcggagcggcggcggcggcggcggcggcaggagAATGGCATCAGAACTGGCAATGAGCAACTCCGACCTGCCCACCAGTCCCCTGGCCATGGAATATGTTAATGACTTCGATCTGATGAAGTTTGAAGTGAAAAAGGAACCGGTGGAGACCGACCGCATCATCAGCCAGTGCGGCCGTCTCATCGCCGGGGGCTCGCTGTCCTCCACCCCCATGAGCACGCCGTGCAGCTCggtgcccccttcccccagcttctcGGCGCCCAGCCCGGGCTCGGGCAGCGAGCAGAAGGCGCACCTGGAAGACTACTACTGGATGACCGGCTACCCGCAGCAGCTGAACCCGGAGGCGCTGGGCTTCAGCCCCGAGGACGCGGTTGAGGCGCTCATCAGCAACAGCCACCAGCTCCAGGGCGGCTTCGATGGCTACGCGCGCGGGGCGCAGCAGCTGGCCTCGGCGGCCGGGGCCGGCGCCGGCGCCTCCCTGGGCGGCAGCGGCGAGGAGATGGGCCCCGCCGCCGCCGTGGTGTCCGCCGTGATCGCCGCAGCCGCCGCGCAGAGCGGCGCGGGCCcgcactaccaccaccaccaccaccaccacgccgccggccaccaccaccacccgaCGGCCGGCGCGCCCGGCACCGCGGGCAGCGCGTCCGCCTCGGCCGGTggcgcgggcggcgcgggcggcggtgGCCCGGCCAgcgccggcggcggcggcggcggcggcggcggcggcggcggcgggggcgcggcaggggcggggggcgcccTACACCCGCACCACGCCGCCGGCGGCCTGCACTTCGACGACCGCTTCTCCGACGAGCAGCTGGTGACCATGTCGGTGCGCGAGCTGAACCGGCAGCTGCGCGGGGTCAGCAAGGAGGAGGTGATCCGGCTGAAGCAGAAGAGGCGGACCCTGAAAAACCGTGGCTATGCCCAGTCCTGCCGCTTCAAGAGGGTGCAGCAGAGACACGTCCTGGAGTCCGAGAAGAACCAGCTGCTGCAGCAGGTCGACCACCTCAAGCAGGAGATCTCCAGGCTGGTGCGCGAGAGGGACGCGTACAAGGAGAAATACGAGAAGTTGGTGAGCAGCGGCTTCCGAGAAAACGGCTCCAGCAGCGACAACCCGTCCTCTCCCGAGTTTTTCATGTGAGTCTGACACGCGATCCCAGCTAGCCACCTTGATAAGTGCTCCGTGGGGGTCCGACTCGGGTGTGGGCTTGCTAGTTCCAGAGCCGTGCTCGCCGCCACCTCGCCCCCTCCCCTGCGGAGATTGCCCGAtgcccctgcacacacacacacacacacacacacacacacaaacgcgcgcgcgcgcgcatacacacacaacacacacacacaacacacacacaccctgctccCAGTTGGCGGTGGTGGTGGCTGTTTTTAAATGGGGAGGGAGTGGATGTCTGGCTCATGGATTGCCAATCTGAAATTCTCCATAACTTGCTAGCTTTTTATTtacgcccccccccacacacacacacaatgttcaAAGATCTCAGCAGAGTTCTTCATGCTCACTTTTGAAGCCTGCATCATTcacagtgttgttgttttttttttcttcagttcatGAGCTGGTgttcattttctgtgtgtgtgtgttttattttgtttggatttttttttttaattttactttttggaGCTTGCTGTGTTGCCCTATTTCCCAACCTCCACCCTCATGCCCTCTTCACCCATCTCctcagagataaaagaaaaaaaaaaaaaagctaagttttttttcctcctcctgagTTCTTCATGTGAGATTGAgcttgcaaaggaaaaaaaatgtgaaatgttatAGACTTGCAGCGCGCTGAGTACCATCGGGTTTTTTAGCATTGTTATGctaaactagagaaaaaaaatcctcctgaACCTGCCACAATCAAGCCTGCATCAGCCTTCTGGGTGTGACTTGTGAGTTTTGGCCTTATCATGCCAAATCTGAGAGTTTAGTCTGCCATTAAAAAACTCATTCTCATCTCATGCATTATTATGCTTGCTACTTTGTCTTAGCAACAATGAACTATAACTGTTTCAAAGACTTTATGGAAAAGAgacattatattaataaaaaaaaaaagcctgcatgCTGGACATGTatggtataattattttttttctttttttttccttttggcttggAAATGGACGTTCGACGACTTATGGCATGGCATTCatacttttgttttaattgcCTCATGACTTTTTTGAGTTCAGAACAAAAAAGTGCCACCCTAGAGCCTTCTTCCCATGAAAGTTTGCATCTGCTCCAAAACTGCTTTGAGTTACTGAGAACTTCAGCCTCCCATTGTAAATGCACTGAAGGCATTCCTTGTCAAAGATGCCAGAATGGGTTAAAAATTTAACATGGCAAACATTAAAAGAactcttaatgttttctttttaataagaatGACACCCCACTTTGGGGACTAAAATTGTGCTGTTGCGGAAAGCagtctaaaatttattttttaagaaaaaaagaaatctgccccgttatttttggtttgttttatttttattattttttttttttttttttttggcttttggtcATTGTCAAATGTGGAATGCTATGGGTTTCTAGTATATAATTTAATTCTAGTTTTTATAATCTGTTAGCCCAGTTAAAATGTATGCTACAGATAAAGGAATGTTATAGATAAATTTGAAAGAGTTAGGTCTgtttagctgtagattttttaaaagattgatgcACTAAATTGTTTACTGTTGTGATGTTAAGGGGGGTAGAGTTTGCAAGGGGACTGTTTAAAAAAAGTAGCTTCTACAGCATGTGCTTGCAACTTAAATATAAGTTGGGTATGTGTAGTCTTTGCTATACCACTGACTGTATTGAAAACCAAAGTATTAAAGGGGAAACACCCCTGTTTATATCTGTAGGGGTATTTTACAttcaaaatgtatgtttttttttttcaaatttaaagtaTTTGGGACTGAATTGCACTAAGATATAACCTGCAAGcatataatacaaaaaaatttgcaaaactgTTTAGAACGCTAATAAAATTTATGCAGTTATAAAAATGGCATTACTGCACAGTTTTAAGATGATGCAGATTTTTTTACAGTTGTATTGTGGTGCAGAACTGGATTttctgtaacttaaaaaaaatccacagtttTAAAGGCAATAATTAGTAAATGTTATTTTCAGGGACTGACatcctgtctttaaaaaaaaaaatgaaaagtaaatcttaccacaataaatataaaaaaatcttgtcagttacttttcttttacatattttgctgtgcaaaattGTTTTATATCTTGAGTTACTAACTAACCACGCGTGATGTTCCTAtgtgcttttctttcattttcaattcTGGTTATATCAAGAGAAAGAATAATCTACAATaataaactgcattttttttttttttgattctgtGCTCAGTTTCTTAGTGTACAGTTTAACTGGGCCCAAAACCGCATTAGAAGTGTAAAATGCATCCTTTTCTCCAAAGGAAGAATTAATGGAGGTGTAGGGAGGCAATAAGTCAGGGTGAAACATAGGCTATTTTGTGAGGTGGGAGGCCAGTCCGTTTGAATAATTAgcaatatttaatataaatgtaaattatgaCCTCTCAAAatgcatccctccctcccccccccaacaaagTCTTCAGTTTTCAAGTGAGTTGAGACATCATTGCCCTCtggtgaaaacaaacaaacaaaaatcccaacCAGAGAGTAGGGCCTTCTCAGCATTGTCCTCAGCTTCTGGTCCAGCAGCAAGCCCATCTAGAGAGAAATGGGCCAAGCAAAGAAGTCATGGCAGGAGGTGGCTTGGGCACATATGCATTTAATGGTAAAGATAAACAATTCTTGCCTTTTAGCtaaaattgattatttttccttcttcccttatACACCATGATTTTCTTGTTAGCAAGGCCTGACCCAACTTAACATCAACACTTTGGACAAAtcaaattgtttgtttttaactttgaaGGTCATTTGTcttaaataggaaaaagaaaaacccacccCTTACTTACATAACCCCAAGTACATATCTGGGTTTAAAACTGTGTTATTAAATCAAATTTCACAGTGAGTATTTAGCAGAGGGGGCCTCTCCACTTAGACAAGCTGACGATGATTTCAGATCACCTTAACTCCAGAAATATCAGGAAAAAGTAATGCCTTGACAGAATCAAGGCTGTGCTCTGATCAGTATTTACCCCCAAACAGGCTGTGTATCGGAGGCTCGCTTCAAAGATGACTTGGAAAGTCTTGAGCTACCTTCACTAACGGCGTTGacctattttaaaatgacataaattCATGCAACTAATGTTACAAATTCATGCAGTTTGCACTCCTCATCAGCTTCCCCTAGAATGCTAAAAGAATGCTAGACAAAGCCAACACTGTTTTGAAAATATAGCCAAACACGATGACTttcgttttattttgtttttggtgttttttgtttttgttttgttttgttttgttgtttttttaagataatacTGCAACTGAACGAAGGCcttattttgaagaaaacagGTTGTGCTTGGCGCGGATGAGTTCTGGGCAGTTGATCACcctgtcttccttccccttttcACAGAACGCGAAGACAGTGTATACCCACTGCATTTTGACCTTCCTTTATGTGCCAGTTTGGATAGAACTCCTGACTCCACACGTAATTTTGCTTAACAAAAGTCTTCATAGTAAACGTACTTCCATGCGCTCGAAGTTAGCTCTTCTCTGCTTctgaggtttgggttttttttctctgatcCCAACGAGGAGATAGGCAGTTTCCCCCTCCAGGGGCAGAAACGGAGATATATCATTTATGCAAAAAGCTCAGCATCAGATGAAAAGCTCTCAGGCAAACACATTCTGAAAATAAGAGTGCCATTCAGGATGGACTCACTGCAGTCACCTCCTGAGGAACAGGACTTGGGAGAAAAATAGTTGTGCCACAATTAAGCATTTTGATAGGACTCGACAAGGCAGTTCACTATAATAAGTGGGTTTGGGCCCCAAACAGGAGAAAGCAGAGACGCGCTGTAGAAAATGGGGTTTGGGTGACTGGCTTTAAGAGAAGGTTAACTccttagtgaaaggcagttctagATAGAACCATGACTAAAAACTTTGAAATGTAATATGAGAGGCAAACACAAATACGTGTGTTTtgggtgttgttttttgttttttgttttttgattttttttgacaaagaaaTCCTAAATTCTGCCTAAGTGCCCCTAGTAGAAATAagtctctaaattaaaaaaataaataaattctgtaagGAAATCTAGCTTTTCCTTTCCACTGCATCTGAGTCTTTGTCTAAATAGTGTTAAAATTCCTTTCATTCCAATTACAGAACCGAGCCCACTCGCAAGTTGGAACCATCAGTGGGACACGCCACATTTTGGAAGCCCCAGCAATGTGTACTTACAGTGTATTCACAAAAAGACATTTCTGTGAGAActgtacattaaaaattcattattattGTTTGCAGCCTCAGAGCACACCCTGCCCCTGACTTCCGTTTAGTCTCCTTTTTGCAGAAAAATGACTGCGTTAGAGAGGAAGGGTAGTAGGTGTATAACCTCCGTGCTATGAACTCTGCCTCTGGTCCGAGGGTCTTTCTGTGCCAACCTAGAGGAAAGCACACGGGTGCTTCTGGCCTCACGGCGCTTGAAACTAAATAGGTGCCATTGTTGTCGACCTGCaagattagtttttaaaatccacTGAACTTTAAAGGAGATCTATATGTACATTTCTACAGAGAGAAGTTTCCCAGAAGGTAGCAGCTAGCGTTTTTGAAACATATGTAGATACGCACACTCTAAATAGTACTTTTTTACACTTCGTTGTTTCTCTGGCAGATAATTttactaagaagaaaaatatacttGCCTCCCCTTCCCCAAGCAGATGCCATGGGCAGAAGCTTTAACCGAGCCCCAGCACCCTGGCTTTCTGGTAGGCCCTGGATAGTATTATATTTATCAGTGATGCCAAACGTGTTCATTTATCAGACATAGTTGTAAATGAAAACAGCGTGTGGTCAAATACAAAGTTAGTTAAACCACACCCTCCATGTGcttttttctctacttctctgCCCCCA
This region includes:
- the MAF gene encoding transcription factor Maf isoform X1, with the translated sequence MASELAMSNSDLPTSPLAMEYVNDFDLMKFEVKKEPVETDRIISQCGRLIAGGSLSSTPMSTPCSSVPPSPSFSAPSPGSGSEQKAHLEDYYWMTGYPQQLNPEALGFSPEDAVEALISNSHQLQGGFDGYARGAQQLASAAGAGAGASLGGSGEEMGPAAAVVSAVIAAAAAQSGAGPHYHHHHHHHAAGHHHHPTAGAPGTAGSASASAGGAGGAGGGGPASAGGGGGGGGGGGGGGAAGAGGALHPHHAAGGLHFDDRFSDEQLVTMSVRELNRQLRGVSKEEVIRLKQKRRTLKNRGYAQSCRFKRVQQRHVLESEKNQLLQQVDHLKQEISRLVRERDAYKEKYEKLVSSGFRENGSSSDNPSSPEFFITEPTRKLEPSVGHATFWKPQQCVLTVYSQKDISVRTVH
- the MAF gene encoding transcription factor Maf isoform X3; its protein translation is MASELAMSNSDLPTSPLAMEYVNDFDLMKFEVKKEPVETDRIISQCGRLIAGGSLSSTPMSTPCSSVPPSPSFSAPSPGSGSEQKAHLEDYYWMTGYPQQLNPEALGFSPEDAVEALISNSHQLQGGFDGYARGAQQLASAAGAGAGASLGGSGEEMGPAAAVVSAVIAAAAAQSGAGPHYHHHHHHHAAGHHHHPTAGAPGTAGSASASAGGAGGAGGGGPASAGGGGGGGGGGGGGGAAGAGGALHPHHAAGGLHFDDRFSDEQLVTMSVRELNRQLRGVSKEEVIRLKQKRRTLKNRGYAQSCRFKRVQQRHVLESEKNQLLQQVDHLKQEISRLVRERDAYKEKYEKLVSSGFRENGSSSDNPSSPEFFITRRQCIPTAF
- the MAF gene encoding transcription factor Maf isoform X2; protein product: MASELAMSNSDLPTSPLAMEYVNDFDLMKFEVKKEPVETDRIISQCGRLIAGGSLSSTPMSTPCSSVPPSPSFSAPSPGSGSEQKAHLEDYYWMTGYPQQLNPEALGFSPEDAVEALISNSHQLQGGFDGYARGAQQLASAAGAGAGASLGGSGEEMGPAAAVVSAVIAAAAAQSGAGPHYHHHHHHHAAGHHHHPTAGAPGTAGSASASAGGAGGAGGGGPASAGGGGGGGGGGGGGGAAGAGGALHPHHAAGGLHFDDRFSDEQLVTMSVRELNRQLRGVSKEEVIRLKQKRRTLKNRGYAQSCRFKRVQQRHVLESEKNQLLQQVDHLKQEISRLVRERDAYKEKYEKLVSSGFRENGSSSDNPSSPEFFMYPRESSASVM